The following are encoded together in the Panthera leo isolate Ple1 chromosome B4, P.leo_Ple1_pat1.1, whole genome shotgun sequence genome:
- the LOC122224485 gene encoding olfactory receptor 8S1-like codes for MDNFTFFTEFILLGLSADCRIQTLLFVVFLEIYLLTLVGNLVMILVIRGDSHLHIPMYFFLGHLSFLDICFSSVTMPKMLQNFLSQKKSISVWGCITQSFFFLLCGCAEASLLSAMAYDRYAAICHPLLYTMVMNRPLCMVMVSAAWGIGVLNSLVNNLFIHKLHFCGSNIIFHFCCELPSLFPLSCTDPTANKFLLSGSSAFLGLLTLPLILFSYSRIISAILNIRSSEGQAKAFSTCSSHLTVVLLFYGTALFRYISPASGSVLERMVSIQYSVITSLLNPLIYSLKNQEVKAALQRMLRQ; via the coding sequence ATGGATAACTTCACTTTCTTTACTGAGTTCATCCTCCTCGGGCTGTCTGCTGACTGCCGCATCCAGACTCTGCTGTTTGTGGTGTTCCTGGAGATTTACCTCCTGACCCTGGTGGGGAATCTGGTGATGATCCTGGTGATCAGAGGGGATTCTCACCTCCACATccccatgtattttttccttgGACATCTGTCCTTCCTAGATATCTGCTTCTCTTCAGTTACTATGCCCAAAATGCTACAGAACTTCCTGTCTCAGAAGAAAAGCATCTCTGTGTGGGGCTGTATCACccagagtttcttttttcttctctgtgggtGTGCTGAAGCCAGTCTGCTCTCtgccatggcctatgaccgctatgctGCCATCTGCCACCCTCTGCTCTATACCATGGTCATGAACAGGCCTCTCTGCATGGTAATGGTCAGCGCAGCATGGGGAATAGGGGTTCTGAACTCACTGGTAAATAATCTTTTCATCCACAAGTTACATTTCTGTGGATCCAACATCATCTTCCACTTCTGCTGTGAGCTGCCCTCACTCTTCCCTCTGTCATGTACTGATCCCACTGCCAACAAGTTCCTTCTGTCAGGGTCCAGTGCATTTCTAGGGCTGCTGACTCTTCCCCTGATCCTCTTCTCTTACTCCAGAATCATTTCTGCCATTCTGAACATCCGCTCCTCTGAGGGCCAAGCcaaagccttctccacctgctcctcccacctcacCGTGGTGCTCTTGTTCTATGGGACAGCTCTATTCAGGTACatcagccctgcctcaggctcggTGTTGGAGCGCATGGTCTCCATTCAGTACAGTGTGATCACATCCTTGCTGAACCCCCTCATCTACAGCCTCAAGAACCAGGAGGTGAAGGCTGCTCTGCAGAGGATGCTGAGGCAGTAA
- the LOC122225625 gene encoding olfactory receptor 8S1-like: protein MKNLTIVTEFVLMGLSRNPQIQTILFALFLVIYLLTLMGNVMMILVIRTDSHLKTPMCFFLGHLSFLDLCLSSVTMPKMLQNLLMQKKTVSVWGCVTQSFFLIFSGSTEACLLSAMAYDRYAAICHPLLYSMVMNRPLCVGMVTAAWAVGFLNSLPNSLFTYNLHFCGPNIIPHFCCELPSLFPLSCTDPTANEALLAGSCALLGFVTLPLILFSYSRIISAILSIRSSEGQGKAFSTCSSHLTVVLLYYGTALFRYMTPLSGSKLEQVVSIQYSVITSLLNPIIYSLKNQEVKAALYKMLKQ from the coding sequence ATGAAAAATCTCACCATCGTTACCGAGTTTGTCCTCATGGGATTGTCCAGAAATCCCCAGATCCAGACCATCCTTTTTGCACTATTTCTGGTGATTTACCTCTTGACCCTAATGGGGAATGTGATGATGATCCTGGTGATCAGAACTGATTCTCACCTTAAGACACCCATGTGCTTCTTCCTAGGTCACCTGTCATTTCTAGATCTCTGTCTTTCTTCAGTAACCATGCCCAAGATGCTGCAGAACTTACTAATGCAGAAGAAAACCGTATCTGTGTGGGGCTGTGTGACCCAGAGTTTCTTTCTCATATTCTCTGGGAGCACAGAGGCCTGCCTACTCTCTGCCATGGCATATGACCGCTATGCTGCCATCTGCCACCCTCTCCTCTACAGCATGGTTATGAATAGGCCTCTTTGTGTCGGGATGGTAACTGCAGCATGGGCAGTGGGGTTCCTAAACTCCTTGCCAAACAGTCTTTTCACTTACAACTTACATTTCTGTGGCCCCAATATCATCCCTCACTTTTGCTGTGAGCTGCCTtcactcttccctctctcctgcacTGACCCTACTGCCAATGAGGCCCTTCTTGCTGGGTCATGTGCACTGTTGGGATTTGTGACACTTCCCCTGATCCTCTTCTCTTATTCCAGAATCATCTCTGCCATCCTAAGCATACGTTCTTCTGAGGGTCAAGGCAAAGCCTTCTCTACCTGTTCTTCCCACCTTACTGTGGTGCTTTTGTATTATGGCACAGCTTTATTTAGATACATGACTCCCCTCTCCGGCTCCAAGTTGGAACAAGTGGTCTCCATTCAGTACAGTGTGATCACATCCTTGCTGAACCCCATCATCTACAGCCTCAAGAACCAGGAGGTGAAGGCAGCTCTGTATAAAATGTTGAAGCAATAA